TTGCCAGCTAGTGGGCGGCTGTTCAAAATAATTTTTATTGTAGATTAAGCCCATTTCAGAATAGGTATAAGGAATAGCATATACCTGCTCATCCCGGGTAACGCCGGGGATATCCTGTAAGGATCTAAACCGAGGCAACTGTTTGGCCATATTGCCAATGGTTTGCGGCTCAAGAGGTGTAGCAAGCTCGGCATCAATATAGCGCTGTAACTCAGCTGTATTAACCGCAAAAACATCGTAGTTTTCGCCTTGTTTATGGCCCATTCTCAGCCACATTTCATCATCGCTAGTAATGTAGCTAACTTTAACCTTAACCTTATAGCGCTGTTCAAAGGCCGCGACCATATCGGCGTCGGCGTAACCCGGCCAAGCCAATACCCGTAAGTCTACTTGCTCGGCAGCCTTGGCGCTGTTGAGCCAAGTAAAAGCCAATAAAATGATAGATAGTAGTCGCAACATTCCCTGTTCCCTGATGTCTTAAGCGTCTTGTTAAGCTTGCAGATTCACTATTAACAAGACCAATAAGTATACGATCCTTGATGTATTTGTGAATAGAAAACTTATGCGGCAGCACACATTGATCAAACAAAGCAAACCGTCATCTGGAATTCTTATTCTTTCGCTTCGAGGACTCGACCCAATAATTCAAAGTATTGCAAAGTACAATCACCAATCTCCACTAGATGCTGAGCATCAGGGTAGCCGCCCTGTTTAGCCAGAACAGTTTGCTTGGTGCCACTCACTAAATAATTATTTTTGATGTCTTCTCGGCTTTGGATCCAAGCTTCAAACGCCCGCGCCATCATCTCGGTAGGCAGGCTATAATAACGCTGCCCTAGTTGTTTATCTAAAGCTACAGAGCGTGCCACATAAGAGTGTAAATCTTTACCCTGTTGGCTTAAAAAAACCGCTGCAAACAACTGGTCAAGTCGCCGGTTTAAAGGATGGGTATATTGTTTGTCATCCGCCAACCAACGCGTAGAGGCAAACTCACGAGGCTGAGGAGGGCTAGAAAACAACTTTGCCGCCATATAATGGTCAAAAGCATGCCACCACTCATGAGCTAGCGCGCCAGCACCGGCATTTTTGGCTAGTGCCAAGGTTTGACTGCCGGGTGCATAGTGGGCTTGCACATTGGCCTGGCCACCAGTGCCAAAGGCCAAGCTTAACGAACCTCTCAAACCTATGGCCAGCGGCGGTAAGTTAAGCAAGAATGCAAGGTCTGCCAAGGCATCAAAGATTAGCTCTGCGGCGCGTTGTTTCTCTTGTTTATTAACCCAAGCGCCAATAGCTAAACCAGCAAAACCAAAGGTATGCTTAATATCGGCAAAATCGACACTATCACCATGGCGATAGTCGGGACCACGCCGATAATACTGGCGATTAAGCCCTACTCCCGCTGTTTTATTCTCACCGCTCAATTGGCTAACACACTCCTAAAGAGTCTGGCCTTTAGGATTGTCTCCGTAAGCATTAGCAGCGCTCTCACTGTCAGACAAAAAGAAAAATAGCAGCACTAATACACCAATAATGGGCAATAGCAGTATAAACAGCCACCAGCCACTGCGGCCTGTATCATGCAGTCGGCGCACAGCTACCGCAATCGATGGCAACAACACAGCCAAAGCCTAAATACTGCCAAGTACACCAAAACCAGACTCAAGATTTACTGTGCCAGTTACTTGATCGACAAAGCTTAATATCACGCCAATCACACTATTAATAAGTACAAACATCCAATACTCTTTGCGCCGAGCACGCCCGCCAAACACCAAGTATTTTTTAAGTACAGCTATATACCAATTCATTTTGTTGCTCCTCAGAGTTAGGGCTTGAGAGTTAGTTTACCTTAGCGCGCAAGGCTCAAGGCTCAATGCTGAGTGATTTGCACCGCGCCATCGACAAAATCAATAAAGTGCTTAATGCTGGGCAAGGCATCGTCGAGATGATGAGTCACATACACTAGCTGACTAAGCTTGTGTTTGGCCACTAACTCTAAAGCTTTTAACACGATATTGCGCTGCAAAAAATCTAAGCCTTGGCAAGGCTCATCCAGCAATAATAGTTGCGGCCCTTTCACCAAGGCGCGAGCAATAATCAACAAACGCTGTTGCCCATAGGACAAACTTTTAAAGTAGTGCTTTTCTAAGTTAGCCAGACCAAATAGTTGTAACCATAAACGTGCTTGTTCAAGCTCAAGTTCACTGGCTTGTTGATAAACGCCAATAGAGTCGTACAGACCCGACAACACCACCTCAAGGGCACTACAGTTGACCCGATATTGTAAATGTAAGGCCGCCGAGACCATGCCAATATGCTGCTTAACTTGCCAGATACTTTCACCGCTACCACGGCGAAATCCCATAACCTCTATTTGATTACTGTAACACTGTGGGTGGTCACCAAAAATCAGATTCAACAAGGTGCTTTTTCCACAACCATTGGGGCCACGAACTTGCCAATGCTCGCCGTAGTGTATTTGCCAATTTAAGCCACTAAACAATGTTTCACCGGCATAACTCACCGAGCCTTGGGTGATAGAGAACAGTGGTGAAACTGGCTCGGTTTGTTGAGACTCACGCAGAGCCTGCACAATAGCCAAAGATTGTTGCTGAGCTTGATGTTCCATTTGCTGGCGCTCGGGATGCTGCAACCACTGCTCAATGGTGAGTTGCTGGCTTAGCCCTTGCTCATCAAGCACCGCTACGTGACTAATTGACGCCGGCAACTCATCGTCACGCGAGCTAATAATCAATAGCTGACACTCTTTGGCTAGTTGTTCAAGCAGGGCGAGTAATTGCTGTTGGTGGCGGAGATCTAAGCCGGCAAAAGGTTCGTCTAAAATCAACAATTGTGGTTGCTTAATCAGTGCTAATGCCAGCATCAAGCAACGCGTTTCGCCAGTTGATAACAAACGAAAACCGCGCTTAAGTAAGTTTGTTAAATCACACTGCTGGCTCACTCGCTCAAGTAAACGCGGCTCAGAACAGCCAGCTTCAAGCAACTCAAGTACTGTGTGCCCGCTATCTATTTGATCGGTGAACTCACTGTCATCATCGGCCAGTTCCAGTTCAAGCAAAGCCTGTTGCTGCTCTAAAGAGACTAAAGCAATGCGCTGTGGTTGTTTGCTTAAGGTGGCTCGCTCGGCTACTAAATCTCCCACCAACCAAGCGCCCAACAAAGATTTACCGCTGCCACTATGGCCAAAGATCGCCCAGTGCTCGCCAGCTTTTAACTCCCAGCGTTTTATCGCTAACTGATGCTGACCAGCCAGTAGGTGTAAATCTTCAATAAACATTCAGCGCAACCATCCGAAAGTCTTACATTTATTGGTAACTATTCTCGCTTAGACTGGAGCATTAATACACTGTATTGGGTTAATCAATTTGCTGAACTAGACTAAATCTAACGGAGATTGAATTATTTATCGAAATACGCAGGTCTGTTAGAACAGATAAAAAGCAAAAGGAAGTGCCGTTACTGTGACTGAACAAACAAATACCAAGCCCTCTTCGCCTTACGTATCCCCCGGTATGCCGGCCCTAGATATGAACGGAAAAACCACTTCTTTCTTTGAATTTTGGCCAACTTGGGCAGTGTATATTCCAGTGGTATTTCAATGGATAGCCTTAGGCATTCGCCATCGCTCATTCACCTTACCGCTATTGGCAAACCCCAAACTCCCTTTAGCCGGCATGGTCGGTGTAGGCAAAAGCGAGCTGCTGGCTCAAGCTACCGGATCATGCGACGACGCAGTCCTTGCCTGGATGAAAGTCAATCGCACCGGCGCTCCGATAGCTCGTCAAGTAGAAGACTTACTACAGCAAATGGAGCAACGCGGCTTAAAATTTCCAGTGGTAGGAAAGCCCGATATTGGCTGCCGTGGGGCGGGAGTAAAGTTGCTGCATAACCGCCAAGAGCTGCAAGATTGCCTAGAAAACTATCCACTCAATGCAGCCATGTTGATTCAAAAACTGGCCAGCTATGAAGCCGAGGCAGGTGTGTTCTTTGTACGCCACCCCGACCAGCCACAGGGTGAGATTATTTCTTTGGCACTAAAGTACACGCCTTATGTAGTGGGTGATGGCCAGTCCACCTTAAAACAGCTGATTCAGGCGGACCCTCGCGCTAGCGAACTGCAACACCTGTATTTAAGCCGTCATCACGACAAACTAGACAGCATTATCGATGAAGGCCAACCCTATAAATTGGTGTTCTCGGCCAGTCATTGTCGAGGCGCTATTTTTCGCGATGCCAATGACTTAATCACTCCAGAATTAAACCAAGCGATTAACCAAATGATGGTCGATTTGCCCGAGTTCTATTACGGCCGAATGGACATTAAATTCGCTGACATCACTCACTTACAACAAGGTATCAAACTAGAAATAGTCGAAATAAATAGCGCCAGTTCAGAGTCCCTGCACATTTGGGATCGCAAAACCCCCTTTCGCGAAGCGATGCGCTCATTATTGTTTCAATACAAAACCTTATTTGAACTAGGTGCTGCCAATCGAAAACGTGGTTATCGCCCACCTAAATTTAAAGAGCTGCTAGTACGCTGGAAACATGAGCGAGAACTCACCGCTTGTTATCCAGAAACGGATTAAGGAGTAATCCATGCAGGAAAAAAACAATCCATTTAGGCTGAGTATGCGCCCACAGTGGTTAGCCAGAGTGGTAGAAAAGGTGCTAGGTTTAAGTAGCTTGGCCAAGCACTACGATGCTGCCCCCAACTTTGTAGATGACAGCCAAACAGCACAAAAGTTTTTGCGTCATACCATGCGCTGCTTAGAGTTCTCGCTACTCGCCAATAACCCTGAGGCACTTAAAAACGTGCCGCAAGAAGGGCCGCTACTTATTGTAGCTAACCATCCTTTGGGTGGCTTAGAAGGCGTAGCCATGAGTGAATTATTGCTGCAAGTGCGCCCAGACTTAAAAGTGCTCACAAATGAACTGTTAGCCAATATTGAAGAGTTTAAAGATCTCTTTATTGGCGTAGATGTGCTCTCGGAGCAAGCCGCCAAGAAAAATGCCCGCGGCATTCGCATGTCTTGCCAGCACCTGTCTAAAGGCGGTGCTTTGATGATTTACCCGGCGGGTATGGTGTCGGCAATCAATACTGAAACGGGTCAAATAGAAGATCGCCAGTGGAATAACTTAGTAGGTCGTTTAGCCAAACGTTATAAGGCTCACGTATTGCCTTGTTTTGTTAGCGGCCGTAATTCAAAGCTGTTTTACCTTGCCGGTTTATTGCATCGTCGCCTCCGCACCGCCTTGTTACCCAGAGAGCTAATAAACAAACGTGGCCGCGAATTTACCATGCAAATTGGCGAAATAATTGCTCCTAAAGATTATCAAGACTTAAGTGATGAACAAGCCGTTACCGATTACTTGCGGGTAGCGACTGATTTACTGAGTTTACCTAATAATAAAAAAGCTAAAGCTGCGCCCAAGCACCCGCCGCTGCACTTAGTTGAATGTTTACCTAATGGCCGCCAAGAACTACGTAAGCAGTTAGATACTTTAGAAGACTGCATCTTAGTCAGCCACCGTCACTTTAGTGTTTATTGCGCCCCCTACCCACGCTTAGGGCCAATCATGGATGAGATAGCCTTGGCCCGCGAAGTCACCTTTAGAGCTGCCGGAGAAGGTACCGGCAAACACTTAGACAGCGACCAATTTGACCCTCACTATTTACACTTATTTGTTTGGGACAACGACGCTCATTGCTTAGTAGGTGGTTACCGCCTGGGTCATGCCAACGAAATTGTTGAGCAACACGGCATCAATGCTCTGTATAGCCGCTCACTATACGATTTTGACCAAGCCTATTTAAAACGCATGGGCGACTGTTTAGAAATGGGTCGCTCCTTTGTGGTACCTAAATACCAGCGCCATCCTCGAGCGCTCGATTTACTGTGGCAAGGCATCGGCCATTACGTGGCTAAAAACCCGCAATACCACACCTTATTTGGTTGCGTGAGCATCTCTCAAGAACATTCAGAATTGGCTCAAGCCTTTATCTCCGATTCAATGATTTCGGCTTTTCGTGCCGAGCAACGCTACCTAAACGATGTTAAGCCTATGGTGCCTTTAAAAGTGAAAGGCAAAGTATGGTCGAGCAAGGTATTGGCCTCACTCAGCAACATTGCCATTCTCAATAAGCTAGTGGGCCAATGTGAGCCGGGGAAATCCATTCCCATTTTGCTGCGTCATTACTTAGCGCTAAACGGTCGATTTGTCTGTTTTTCGGTGAACAACAGCTTCAACCAATCGCTAGATGGACTCATTATTGTTGATTTAAGGAAAACCCCTGAGAAATATTTACGTCGTTACCTCGGTCAAACTGGTAGTGAACGATTTTTAAATAAATGGAGAAACAATGAAGCAGCTGCGTGACGCTACCGTAGAAGCACTTCAGCAAGTGCAACAATTAGTAGAAGAGAGTGATGGAGCACTCTATAACCAGCCTTCGGTTCACAGTGAGTCAGGCATTGGCCGCCACGTGCGACATATACTCGATCACTTCCTAGCATTACAGCATGGCTTGGATAAAGGCAGTATTGATTACAACTCTCGCCACCGAGATAGCGATATAGAAAACGATCCAAGCCTAGCCTTACAACTAATCAATCAGCTGTGTCACTGGTTCCTTCACCCACAGTCGAGCATTAATGAGCGGCCGATTAAGGTGGAATCTGAAATATCTTTGAAGCAGCAACAAAGCATGCAGTTTGATAGCAGCTTAAGTCGCGAGCTTTGCTACTTAATCAACCACACTGTGCACCATGTTGCCTATGCCAAGTTAGTGGCAAAAGAACTCGGCTTGTCGGTAGACAATAACATGGGCATTGCCCCTAGCACTGCCAGCTATCTGCGCCAACAAGGCAACTAAATGTGTACTGTTAGTGTGCTTAAGCTTGGCCAGCAAACCGTGGTAACAATGAACCGCGACGAAGCGCGTCACCGCCATGAAGCGGGCATCAAACAACAAACTCATGGCGACACGCAATTGGTTTATCCAGTAGACGGGCAAGCTGGTGGTACTTGGTTTGGCTTTAACAATCATGGCTTGGTATTAGCCCTGTTAAATCGTTACCAAGATCCGCAACATAGCGGCGCACTAAGCCGAGGAAAAATCATTCCTCAAGCCTTAGCTTTAGGCAGTTATCAAGCGGTAACACAACACTTAGCAGAACAGAACTATCAGCACTTCAACCCCTTTGACTTGCTGTTGGTATCGGCCAAACATTGTCAGCATTTTAGCTGGAGCGGCAAACACTTAAGCCAGCAACAGCTTAACGACGAGGCGATTCAGCTCAGTTCTTCAGCCTTAAATACCCAGCAAGTATTGGCTAGCCGGAAACGCCGCTTCCAACAATGGCTAGAGCGTGAACCTAACTCTGCCGAACGAGTACTTAGCGATATTCACCTACAGCAATGCCAAGAAAACCGCAGCCATTCGGTACTTATGGACAGAGATGAAGCCCACAGCAAAAGCATTTGCCAAGTACGCCTAAGTGCCCAAGATAGCGAATTTGATTACTACCCAGAAGCTAGCCTACAAGCGTGGCGACAGCAACTTAGCCAAGCTACTCAGCCCTTAGACGCCAGCTTACTAGAGAAACAACAACACCAACTTTCCATCATCCGTTCTGATTTAATCGACGAGGTAACCCCATGAAAAAGCTAATACTCGCCTTACTGTTTGTCTCCGGATACAGCTTTGCTGCAGATCCTATCTACACGTCTTGGTTTAATAACCTAGCCATCAAAGGTTACGATAGCGTGGCTTATTTTACTGAAAACAAACCAGTAGAAGGCAAAGAGAGTTTTGAATATGAATGGCAAGGTGCCACTTGGCGATTCAGCTCTGCTGATAACCTAGCTATGTTTAAAGCTGAGCCAGAAAAATACGCGCCCCAATATGGCGGCTATTGCGCCTATGCCGTAGCCAAGGGCAAAACAGCCAGTATTGAACCGGAACAATTCACCGTATTAGATGGCAAGCTATATCTCAATTACAACGCCAGTGTGCAACAAAAATGGACCGCCGATCGCGATAACTTCATTGTAAGCGCAGATAAAAACTGGCCAGCAGTACTTAATGATTAGCAACTACCGCAAGCTAGTTAATCGGCTTAGTCCTTGGCAAATAGCCTTGCTGGCTGCCTTGGTTTATGGCGCTTGGGCAGCCTTTGTAAATAGCGAACACGGTAACCAAGTGGCGCTAAAAGCAGGCTTAGTGCAAGGTAGCTACGCCTTTGTCTCTACTTGGTTAATTAGCTTTATTGCCAAATCGATGTTGGTTTACTGGGGCTATACTCAGAAGGTGCGTTGGTCGGCAATGTCGGTGGCTTGGTTAGTTATGCTGGCGATTCCAGTCTTGTTACATACTTGGCAACAAACACCCGATTTATTAGAAGCCATTCTGCCCGGTTTAGCCATTGGTAGCCTCTACCTGTGGAGTTATTGTCAGCAGTTAGAGCAACAAAGCTAAGCCGTTGTTCTAACTAGTGCTGCTCTTCGCCTACGTGTTCTGGGTGTTGATCTGCGCTGGGCGGTACCGCGCTAAGATAAGCATAATCAATTTTAGCTTGCTCTTCTTTTGCTCGACGTCGCTGAACCTGATAGTGCTGCAAACGCTTCACTTTTCTGCTTTGAGGGTTGGTCCAAGCCACATATACCAACAAACCTAAGCTCATCATACTTGCGGCACTAAACAAAGCGGCGATAGAAGACTCCACCAAACTGGTGGCAAAAATCATATTTAAGATATGCACTACCGCAATAGCGGTAAGCAACAAGCGACCGTGTAAGCTGCCATGTAGCAGTGAATAACTGGCTAACACGCTAAGAAACAGCAGCACTAGTGCAAATTCAAAGCGTAAAGGAAAGATCCAAACTCGCTGGATAATGTGAGTATCAGAGAAGCCGCCACTAAAAGCAGTGGCTAGAAATGCCAATAATGCACAAGCAATATAAGCGCTCATCGCCAGTTTGAGCATTCTGGTATGGCTCATGTTCAAGTCCTCAATCCTTGTTGGCCATGTTTATATTATAAAACATAATTACCGACTTACTGACAAATGAACAATTAACCATGTCGCTAGCGCAATTTATCTGGCTATTCTGTGAGATCACCAACGAATACCGCTAGCATTTCCGTTGCCAGCGCAGTGGAGCAAAGTGCCATACCGCTTAACACAATAATTCCTAAGTACTTGGTCAATACAATGCTTAAAGCTAATACCTTGAGTATGCCTTCATTCATAGCGTTTCTTCCTATAAGCGGCTAAGAGGCCTACCATTGTGCTCAAAATATCGGCGCTTAATTGCGAGTCACTTCACCGCTTTAGCAAGCAAAGTTGGGATCGATTGAAACATTGATTGAAGACAAAGCCAGCTGCAGTAAAGCTATGAAAAGTTGGTATTTTTGAACTCAAGCAGATCAAACATCGATATCCAAAACCGCTCGATTACGCCCTTGATTTTTTGCCTTATACAAACATCTATCGGCAAGTTCTAATAACTGAGTCGGATCAATGACATCATCGGGCTCAACCAAAATGCCGCCTATACTAATGGTAAGCACCGAACTTACCTTTGAGTCAGCATGCTCGATTTGTAGCTTGGCGACTTCTTGAACCACCTGTTCAGCCATTTTAGGCAGCTCTTGTTGATTCGCGTCAGAGACCAAAATTGCAAATTCTTCACCACCTACCCGCGCCACACAATCTTCACTTCGCTTTACCACTTCGGTCAGCGCTTTAGCCACTAGCTTTAAGGCTTCATCACCTTGTACGTGCCCATAGTGGTCGTTATAAGCTTTGAAATAATCAATGTCGGCCATCAGCACTGCCAGCTGGGCTTTATGACGTCGCGCACTGGTAACCGCTCGGTTCAACTCTCGTTTAAAAGGGCGTCGATTAACTAAACCGGTTAACTCATCGGTTTCGGCTAATACCTGCAAACGCTCATTCACTTGTAACAGTTCGTTTTGCAGGCGATTCATCGCTTGGTCATTTTTTTCGTTAATCAGCAAACCACTAATGGCAGCAGCAAACTGGCTAAGCAATACCACTTGGTAGTCGTCCCAAATCGCGCAATAACTCAAGCTTACACAGTTAAGTAAACCAAAAGCCTTGTTACCATCGCTTAAAGGGATCCCAACAAAGGATTTAATGCCATATTGAGTAAGCAGCTGATACTCCGCGGGAGCATGCCGTTTAAGCTTATTCACATCATTCACTACAATGGGCGCAACGCTAACCAAACGTCGTTTTAATTCGTTAAGCTGGCTTAAGTCCACCTGCTCAATCGGTGCTAAATGGCCGGGAATACTCCATACGTCTCGATAGATGGCTTGCTGGCGCTCAAATTCGAGCACCACCACCCTTTCAACCGGAAACAAACTGCCTATGGCGGAAGTAGCGCGTTGCAATAAAGCTTTTGAATTACTGGAGCTTTGGTTAAGAAAAGACAAGGAGATTTCTGATAACAGCTGGTTGGCTTCGGTTTGCCAGTTAAGCACTGCAGTGCGTTGCTCAACGGTTTCTTCAAGCACTTGGCGATGCTGGTGCAGTTGCTGCTCGGCTTCTAAACGCGCATCTAAACCACGTCGTAAACGCTGCTGCAACTGCTGCATAGAGCTGGCAACTAAGCCGATTTCGTCATTGCGTTTAAGTAGTTTACTCGGCAGCTGAACGACTTGCTGTTCTTCGGTAAATATCTGGTCTGCCGCCTCAGCTAAGCGGCGTAAGTCACCGGTGACAATGCGCCCAACTAACAACAAAATAATCAAACTCATTAAGAAAGTTTTTAGACCGTTAGTTAACAGTATTACCAAGGCTTGAGCTTTAATATCTTGCTTAATCAGCGATAAGTCTAAGCCCACGGTAAGCTTGCCCAATGCAGTACCTTGGTGATTCAGTGAATAAACATAAAATTTCTGGCTTAAGTCCGCTTCACCAACGCCCGAAGCCATACCTTCGTCGGTTGAGAAATGAACCGATGACACGTATTGCTGCCGAACAAAACCTTGCAGCAAATCATCCAGCAGCTGGTAATCAATTTCCCATACTGCTCGCTCTATCGCGCTCAAGTTAGCTTGGTTATATTCATCAACCCACTGCTCAACATTTTTAACTGCGCCGGAAAAATTAAAAGCCAGTTGCACCGCTACAGATAACAAAGCAAACAAAGTACTGGCACTTACAATTAATATAACCAAACGTTTGGCAATGGGAGTGCGAAGTTTAAAAGCGCCTTTCATAACAGCCTACTCAGTAAACTGAAAGCTAAGCGGATTGCCGGCTTCTAGCAACAAGTTCTCAAACATCACGGCATCCCACTTTTTTTGTTTTACTGTCTCAAAAGCCTCTGTCCCTGGCTGCAACATGACAAACAAGGGAGCATTCACTTTACTTGCCAGTGCTTGTCCTTGAATATGTCGATGAATCAAACTTAGTCCCCAACCCGCCGCGGTAAAGTGGCCACCCGCCAAGGCGCTAATTTCACCTTGCTCACGCAACAACAAGGCTTGTT
The Agarivorans aestuarii DNA segment above includes these coding regions:
- a CDS encoding lysophospholipid acyltransferase family protein, which codes for MQEKNNPFRLSMRPQWLARVVEKVLGLSSLAKHYDAAPNFVDDSQTAQKFLRHTMRCLEFSLLANNPEALKNVPQEGPLLIVANHPLGGLEGVAMSELLLQVRPDLKVLTNELLANIEEFKDLFIGVDVLSEQAAKKNARGIRMSCQHLSKGGALMIYPAGMVSAINTETGQIEDRQWNNLVGRLAKRYKAHVLPCFVSGRNSKLFYLAGLLHRRLRTALLPRELINKRGREFTMQIGEIIAPKDYQDLSDEQAVTDYLRVATDLLSLPNNKKAKAAPKHPPLHLVECLPNGRQELRKQLDTLEDCILVSHRHFSVYCAPYPRLGPIMDEIALAREVTFRAAGEGTGKHLDSDQFDPHYLHLFVWDNDAHCLVGGYRLGHANEIVEQHGINALYSRSLYDFDQAYLKRMGDCLEMGRSFVVPKYQRHPRALDLLWQGIGHYVAKNPQYHTLFGCVSISQEHSELAQAFISDSMISAFRAEQRYLNDVKPMVPLKVKGKVWSSKVLASLSNIAILNKLVGQCEPGKSIPILLRHYLALNGRFVCFSVNNSFNQSLDGLIIVDLRKTPEKYLRRYLGQTGSERFLNKWRNNEAAA
- a CDS encoding ATP-binding cassette domain-containing protein, with protein sequence MFIEDLHLLAGQHQLAIKRWELKAGEHWAIFGHSGSGKSLLGAWLVGDLVAERATLSKQPQRIALVSLEQQQALLELELADDDSEFTDQIDSGHTVLELLEAGCSEPRLLERVSQQCDLTNLLKRGFRLLSTGETRCLMLALALIKQPQLLILDEPFAGLDLRHQQQLLALLEQLAKECQLLIISSRDDELPASISHVAVLDEQGLSQQLTIEQWLQHPERQQMEHQAQQQSLAIVQALRESQQTEPVSPLFSITQGSVSYAGETLFSGLNWQIHYGEHWQVRGPNGCGKSTLLNLIFGDHPQCYSNQIEVMGFRRGSGESIWQVKQHIGMVSAALHLQYRVNCSALEVVLSGLYDSIGVYQQASELELEQARLWLQLFGLANLEKHYFKSLSYGQQRLLIIARALVKGPQLLLLDEPCQGLDFLQRNIVLKALELVAKHKLSQLVYVTHHLDDALPSIKHFIDFVDGAVQITQH
- a CDS encoding NRDE family protein, whose translation is MCTVSVLKLGQQTVVTMNRDEARHRHEAGIKQQTHGDTQLVYPVDGQAGGTWFGFNNHGLVLALLNRYQDPQHSGALSRGKIIPQALALGSYQAVTQHLAEQNYQHFNPFDLLLVSAKHCQHFSWSGKHLSQQQLNDEAIQLSSSALNTQQVLASRKRRFQQWLEREPNSAERVLSDIHLQQCQENRSHSVLMDRDEAHSKSICQVRLSAQDSEFDYYPEASLQAWRQQLSQATQPLDASLLEKQQHQLSIIRSDLIDEVTP
- a CDS encoding DinB family protein, with the translated sequence MKQLRDATVEALQQVQQLVEESDGALYNQPSVHSESGIGRHVRHILDHFLALQHGLDKGSIDYNSRHRDSDIENDPSLALQLINQLCHWFLHPQSSINERPIKVESEISLKQQQSMQFDSSLSRELCYLINHTVHHVAYAKLVAKELGLSVDNNMGIAPSTASYLRQQGN
- a CDS encoding YHS domain-containing (seleno)protein; this translates as MKKLILALLFVSGYSFAADPIYTSWFNNLAIKGYDSVAYFTENKPVEGKESFEYEWQGATWRFSSADNLAMFKAEPEKYAPQYGGYCAYAVAKGKTASIEPEQFTVLDGKLYLNYNASVQQKWTADRDNFIVSADKNWPAVLND
- a CDS encoding CLCA_X family protein, coding for MSGENKTAGVGLNRQYYRRGPDYRHGDSVDFADIKHTFGFAGLAIGAWVNKQEKQRAAELIFDALADLAFLLNLPPLAIGLRGSLSLAFGTGGQANVQAHYAPGSQTLALAKNAGAGALAHEWWHAFDHYMAAKLFSSPPQPREFASTRWLADDKQYTHPLNRRLDQLFAAVFLSQQGKDLHSYVARSVALDKQLGQRYYSLPTEMMARAFEAWIQSREDIKNNYLVSGTKQTVLAKQGGYPDAQHLVEIGDCTLQYFELLGRVLEAKE
- a CDS encoding D-alanine--D-alanine ligase, with protein sequence MTEQTNTKPSSPYVSPGMPALDMNGKTTSFFEFWPTWAVYIPVVFQWIALGIRHRSFTLPLLANPKLPLAGMVGVGKSELLAQATGSCDDAVLAWMKVNRTGAPIARQVEDLLQQMEQRGLKFPVVGKPDIGCRGAGVKLLHNRQELQDCLENYPLNAAMLIQKLASYEAEAGVFFVRHPDQPQGEIISLALKYTPYVVGDGQSTLKQLIQADPRASELQHLYLSRHHDKLDSIIDEGQPYKLVFSASHCRGAIFRDANDLITPELNQAINQMMVDLPEFYYGRMDIKFADITHLQQGIKLEIVEINSASSESLHIWDRKTPFREAMRSLLFQYKTLFELGAANRKRGYRPPKFKELLVRWKHERELTACYPETD
- a CDS encoding diguanylate cyclase domain-containing protein, coding for MKGAFKLRTPIAKRLVILIVSASTLFALLSVAVQLAFNFSGAVKNVEQWVDEYNQANLSAIERAVWEIDYQLLDDLLQGFVRQQYVSSVHFSTDEGMASGVGEADLSQKFYVYSLNHQGTALGKLTVGLDLSLIKQDIKAQALVILLTNGLKTFLMSLIILLLVGRIVTGDLRRLAEAADQIFTEEQQVVQLPSKLLKRNDEIGLVASSMQQLQQRLRRGLDARLEAEQQLHQHRQVLEETVEQRTAVLNWQTEANQLLSEISLSFLNQSSSNSKALLQRATSAIGSLFPVERVVVLEFERQQAIYRDVWSIPGHLAPIEQVDLSQLNELKRRLVSVAPIVVNDVNKLKRHAPAEYQLLTQYGIKSFVGIPLSDGNKAFGLLNCVSLSYCAIWDDYQVVLLSQFAAAISGLLINEKNDQAMNRLQNELLQVNERLQVLAETDELTGLVNRRPFKRELNRAVTSARRHKAQLAVLMADIDYFKAYNDHYGHVQGDEALKLVAKALTEVVKRSEDCVARVGGEEFAILVSDANQQELPKMAEQVVQEVAKLQIEHADSKVSSVLTISIGGILVEPDDVIDPTQLLELADRCLYKAKNQGRNRAVLDIDV